In Rhizobium jaguaris, a single window of DNA contains:
- a CDS encoding outer membrane protein: protein MYKLLISTAFASVIACSAAYAADLTQAPPEAPAVETPPGFTWAGAYAGIRGGATWVNGDFDISGVGSRSDDVNGGGIGGFIGYNWQLQNNIVLGLEGDLNYNWNKKTIAPGIDVGTDIDGSVRARIGYAFDRALLYAAGGWEATRGFVDTGSKDTSTFNGWTIGAGVDYAFTDKIFGRLEYRFTDFGDKHLNGVDVSLKQNAVMVGVGVKFW, encoded by the coding sequence ATGTACAAGTTGCTCATTTCCACGGCATTCGCCAGCGTCATTGCCTGCAGCGCTGCATATGCAGCCGATTTAACGCAGGCTCCCCCTGAAGCCCCTGCCGTAGAAACGCCTCCCGGCTTTACCTGGGCCGGCGCATATGCCGGTATTCGCGGCGGCGCAACCTGGGTTAACGGTGACTTTGATATTTCCGGCGTTGGCAGCAGATCCGACGACGTCAATGGCGGGGGGATTGGCGGTTTCATAGGCTACAATTGGCAGCTCCAGAACAATATCGTCCTCGGACTTGAAGGCGATTTGAACTACAACTGGAACAAGAAGACGATAGCGCCCGGCATTGACGTAGGCACAGATATCGACGGTTCGGTGCGCGCCCGTATCGGTTATGCTTTCGATCGCGCTCTTCTTTATGCGGCCGGCGGTTGGGAGGCGACGCGCGGCTTCGTTGATACCGGCAGCAAAGACACAAGCACATTCAACGGCTGGACGATTGGCGCTGGCGTTGACTACGCCTTCACCGACAAGATTTTCGGCAGGCTTGAGTATCGCTTCACGGACTTCGGCGACAAGCATCTTAACGGCGTCGACGTTAGCCTGAAACAAAACGCCGTCATGGTCGGTGTTGGCGTCAAGTTCTGGTAA